One Baekduia alba genomic window, CCGCGCGGATCTCGCCGGCCGACGGCGATCGGCGCTTGTGCTCGGCGATGACCGACACGCCGGGACGGACGAGGGCCTCCGCGAACGGGCGCGCCTCGCGGTGGGGGCCGAGCCGCGACTCGAGGTCGCTCTGCGGGACCTCCTTGCGGCGGCGGCGAACCTCGTCACGCGTGACGTCGACGATGCGCTCCAGGACGTTGCTCACTTGTGGTTGCTCTCTCGAGCGCGACGAAGTCGGGCCTTGCTCATGCTGGTGCCGGTGAACGTTCCCGTGTGAGGCGGACGTAGTCTTCGAGGGTGCTCGCCGCAGCGCCCGACGCGATGGTCTCACGCGCCAGCTCAACGCCCGCGGCCAGGTCCTCGACCCGACCCGCAGCGTAGATGGCGGCGCCCGCGTTGAGGAGCACGAGGTCCGTGTCTGGGCCCTGCGCGCCCGCGAACACCGCGCGCGTCACTTCGGCGTTGGCCGCCGGGCCGCCGCCGGTGATCGCGGCGGCAGGCGCCTCGGCGAGCCCGACGTCGGCGGGGCTGACGTCGTAGCGGTGCAGCTCGTCGCCGTTGACCTCCACCACGTGCGTGGGGGCGGACGTGCTCATCTCGTCCAGGCCATCCGCGGAGGAGACTACCAACGCCCGGTCGCAGCCCAGCCGCGCCAGTGCCCCGGCGAGCGCCTCGATGGAATCGGGGTCCGAGACGCCGACGACCTGGCGCCGCGCGCCGGCCGGGTTGGTCAGCGGCCCCAGGAAGTTGAAGATCGTCCGGACCGCCAGCTCCTTGCGCACCGGGATCACGAAGCGCGTGGCCGCGTGGTGGCGGGGCGCGAACATGAAGCCGAAGCCGACCTCGTCGATGCAGGCGCCGACGTCCTCCGGCGTCAGGTCGATCCGGACGCCCAGCGCCTCCAGCACGTCGGCCGAGCCCGACGCGCGCGTGGCCGAGCGGTTGCCGTGCTTGGCGACCGCGCAGCCGGCGCCGGCCGCGACGAGCGCCGCGGTCGTCGAGACGTTGAACGTGTGCCGCCCGCCGCCGGTGCCCGCGGTGTCGAGCAGGTCGTGGCGCCGCGTCGGGACCGGCGTCGCGAGCGCGCGCATCGTCGCGGCGAGGCCGGCGATCTCCTCGACCGTCTCCCCCTTCGTGCGCAGCGCGATCAGGAAGGCGGCGATCTGCGACTCGCTGCCGTTGCCGGCCATGATCTCGGCGAGGACCGCGGCCGCCTGGTCCTGGCTGAGGTCGCGGCGCTCGGCCAGCAGGTCGATCGCCGCCGTGAGGACGTCGTTGGGCATGGAAAGGCGGACAGCCTACGCGTCGGAGAGGAAGTTGCGCAGCATGTCCTTCCCGCGGTCGGTCAGCACCGACTCGGGATGGAACTGCACGCCCTCGACCGGCAGCTCGCGATGGCGGATGCCCATCAGCACGCCGCCGCCGCGGGCGGTGACAGTGAACGCGTCGGGCAGGTCCTCCTCGCGGACCACGAGCGAGTGGTAGCGCCCGACGGTCAGCGCGCCGCGCAGGCCGCGGTAGACGCCCTCGCCGTCGTGCTCGATCGCGGTGGTCTTGCCGTGGATCGGCTCGTGGCGGATCACGGTGCCGCCGAACGCCTCGGCCAGCGACTGGTGCCCGAGGCAGACGCCAAGCGTCGGGATGCCGGCCTCGGGGAAGCGCCGCATCGCCTCGATCGAGATGCCCGCGTCGCTGGGCGTGCACGGGCCGGGCGAGACCACGACGCGGTCCGGCGCGCGCTCCAGCAGCTCGTCGATGGTCGCGACGTCGTTGCGGACGACCTCGATCGTCGCGCCCAGCTCGCCGAGGTACTGAACCAGGTTGTAGGTGAACGAGTCGTAGTTGTCCACCATCAGCAGCTTCATGCCCAGTCCCTCTGCCGCGCGGCCAGCGCGATCGCGCCCTTGACGGCCTTGGCCTTGTTGACCGACTCCTCGAACTCGTACTCCGGCTTGGCGTCGGCCACGGTCCCGCCGCCGGCCTGGATGTGCGCGGTGCCGTCCTTGATCACGACCGTGCGGATGTGGATGCACGTGTCGAGGTCGCCGCTGTAGCTCAGGTAGCCGATCGCGCCGCCGTAGCCGCCGCGCTTGACCGGCTCGAGCTCGTCGATGATCTCCATCGCGCGGACCTTCGGCGCGCCCGAGAGCGTGCCGGCCGGCAGGATCGAGCGCAGCGCGTCCATCGGGCCGATGTCCTCGCGCAGCGTGCCGGAGACCGAGGAGACGATGTGCATGACGTGCGAGTACTGCTCGATCGCCATGAACGTGTCGACCGCGACGGAGCCGTACTCGCACACGCGACCCAGGTCGTTGCGACCCAGGTCGACCAGCATGACGTGCTCCGAGCGCTCCTTCTCGTCGCCGAGCAGCTCGGCCGGGTCGGCGTCGCGCGGGCGCGTGCCGGCGATCGGCCGCGTCGAGGCACGCCGGCCGTTGACCGTCAGCAGCGGCTCGGGCGAGGCGCCGGCGATCTGGAAGTCCAGGAAGTCCAGGAAGTACATGTACGGCGACGGGTTGACGACCCGGAGCCCGCGGTAGACGGAGAACGGGTCGACGCCCGCCAGCTCCGCGCTCCAGCGCTGCGACGGGACGACCTGGAACGCGTCGCCCGCATGCACGTACTCGACGATGCGCGCGACCATGCCCTCGAACTGCTCGCGGGGCATGTTGGAGGTGAACTCCGGAACCGGGCGCTCGCCGGGCTCGACGTCCGGCTTGGGCACCGGTCCGTCGAGCACCGCGCGCGCCTTGGCGATCGTCTGGACCGCCTCGACGTAGGAGGCGTCGACGTCGTCGGCGGCGACGTTGGCGAGGATCGTGACCGTGTGCTTGAGGTGGTCGAAGACCACCAGCAGGTCGGACAGCATCAGCGCCATGTCGGGCAGGCCGAGCACGTCGGGGTTGGGCTCGCCGAGCGTCGTCTCGACGGTCCGGACCA contains:
- a CDS encoding anthranilate synthase component I family protein — its product is MSALAEGANTEGLTLEPSLEDIRALAADPAHDLVPLRHTFIDDCETPVSAFLKLRGAEKQTPAFLLESAEQGQRVGRYSFIGVQPRDVVRWSLGDDGDPYTLAEEGAALRQATYRDAPPFTGGAVGFFGYDLVRTVETTLGEPNPDVLGLPDMALMLSDLLVVFDHLKHTVTILANVAADDVDASYVEAVQTIAKARAVLDGPVPKPDVEPGERPVPEFTSNMPREQFEGMVARIVEYVHAGDAFQVVPSQRWSAELAGVDPFSVYRGLRVVNPSPYMYFLDFLDFQIAGASPEPLLTVNGRRASTRPIAGTRPRDADPAELLGDEKERSEHVMLVDLGRNDLGRVCEYGSVAVDTFMAIEQYSHVMHIVSSVSGTLREDIGPMDALRSILPAGTLSGAPKVRAMEIIDELEPVKRGGYGGAIGYLSYSGDLDTCIHIRTVVIKDGTAHIQAGGGTVADAKPEYEFEESVNKAKAVKGAIALAARQRDWA
- the trpD gene encoding anthranilate phosphoribosyltransferase translates to MPNDVLTAAIDLLAERRDLSQDQAAAVLAEIMAGNGSESQIAAFLIALRTKGETVEEIAGLAATMRALATPVPTRRHDLLDTAGTGGGRHTFNVSTTAALVAAGAGCAVAKHGNRSATRASGSADVLEALGVRIDLTPEDVGACIDEVGFGFMFAPRHHAATRFVIPVRKELAVRTIFNFLGPLTNPAGARRQVVGVSDPDSIEALAGALARLGCDRALVVSSADGLDEMSTSAPTHVVEVNGDELHRYDVSPADVGLAEAPAAAITGGGPAANAEVTRAVFAGAQGPDTDLVLLNAGAAIYAAGRVEDLAAGVELARETIASGAAASTLEDYVRLTRERSPAPA
- a CDS encoding anthranilate synthase component II; its protein translation is MKLLMVDNYDSFTYNLVQYLGELGATIEVVRNDVATIDELLERAPDRVVVSPGPCTPSDAGISIEAMRRFPEAGIPTLGVCLGHQSLAEAFGGTVIRHEPIHGKTTAIEHDGEGVYRGLRGALTVGRYHSLVVREEDLPDAFTVTARGGGVLMGIRHRELPVEGVQFHPESVLTDRGKDMLRNFLSDA